A genomic window from Deltaproteobacteria bacterium includes:
- a CDS encoding septum formation initiator family protein → MASEKIPTMAFSFNRSKSWGVWSLLILLGFGLIFLIFNGYHEIQKMKQLAQKRETLVHLNQDLNRRNEEMYREITRLQRDPAYLEEIARKEFGLVRPDEIIFFIDEGPKKEAPRNATGIQFNHP, encoded by the coding sequence ATGGCCTCCGAGAAAATCCCGACCATGGCCTTCTCTTTTAATCGTTCAAAAAGCTGGGGGGTTTGGTCTCTCCTGATTTTGCTCGGCTTCGGCTTGATATTTTTGATTTTTAATGGCTATCATGAGATCCAGAAAATGAAACAATTGGCCCAAAAAAGGGAAACCCTGGTCCATTTGAATCAGGATCTGAATCGAAGAAACGAGGAAATGTACCGGGAGATTACCCGACTCCAACGAGACCCCGCTTATTTGGAAGAAATCGCCAGGAAGGAGTTTGGCCTGGTTAGACCGGACGAGATCATCTTTTTTATTGATGAAGGCCCAAAAAAGGAGGCGCCCCGAAATGCCACCGGAATCCAGTTTAATCACCCCTGA